A stretch of DNA from Nitrospira sp.:
ATATACGACCACTACAGGTGTTTTCTTTACGCAAGCCAATTCCGGAACGCCTCCCTATGTCTGCACCGGCTTTGAGACCAATTCTTCAAAGACGTCCACCACGTATGGTTGTGGCACAAAGTATTATCTGAAGATTGCATCTGCGGTCGAGCCGACCGGCGTTATTCAACAGATCGGAAGCAAGGCCCGCTTCGGCCTCGTCGAATTCAAGTCCAGCAGTGAAGGTATGCGCATGTTGGTGGGGGTTGGTTCCCGTCAGGCCATTGCCTGGTCCGGAACCACGGTTGGGACGTTCAATACGAACACGGCGGCCATGCTCAATGCAATCCAGGCGTCGTACCCCTCGACATGGACACCCTTGAGCGAATCGCTCTATGAAACGGCTCGGTATGTCGCACAGATCCAGTCCACCTTTGCAACAGGCTATGTCTACCCGATTGCTTTTGCTGGTGGAATTTCCAATGGAGTGAATTTTGCCACGGCTGGAGCCGGCTCAATTGGTACGAGCGAAATCACGGCACTGGTCGGCAGCGAAACCTGCCCCGCTGGATACATCACAAATGCCTGCGGTCGAGACCCGTATTTTTTTGGTCAAAACCATACGCCGCCCTGGGCATCGACCTCTCAGGTCGTAAATTGCTGTCGGACGTTTGTGATTATTTTTACCGACGGCGAGCCGACACAGGACACGAATGTGCCGACGGCACTGCAAGACTATGCTCATGCTTACCATGGAATTCATTGCACCAATAGCGATGCCGGTACTCCTCCTCGCCCCATCAACGGAACTTGCAATACCAATGATGCGACGCCATTCAGCGACTTACTGGCCGAGCACAAGACTGACTATGCCGATAGTGGCAATCATTACTTGGATGATGTGGCATTCTGGGCCCATACGAATGATCTCAGGCCCTGCAGCGGTACAAGCGATGCGACAATTTCCGGTTTGGCAGTCACCGGGCACTGCATCCCGGGTACGCAGAATCTCACCGTATACTCGTTTTTCGCCTTCGGCAACATGAATGGGCGCGGAATTCTTGCGCAAACCGCCCGTTTGGGGGGATTTGAAGATGCGAACGGAGACGGGATCCCCCAGACTTCCGAATGGGACAAAGAAAACAATTTGACCGGAGCCTCAACCCCAGACGGCATTCCAGATGCCTATTTCGAGTCCTCCAACGTGGACGATCTACAGGACAAGTTATTAGCCACGATCGCGAGTATTCTCCGACGGAGCGCATCAGGTTCCTCTGTGTCGGTGTTGGCTACCGCGTCGACGGGAGAAGGCGCCCTGTATCAGTCCTACTTCTATCCCAGCACGATCGAGCCCTCCACACTTAATGATGTGAAATGGACCGGTTATACCCAGGCGTTGTTCATCGATACGTTCGGCAATACTCGAGAGGACACGAATCAAGACGGTCGCCTCGATTACAAAGTCGACAAGATCATCAAAACCCGTTTTGACTCACTGTCCAACTCGGTGAAAGTCGATAAATATGTCGATACGGACGGCGATGGACTGCCGAACGATCAGAATAGCGACGGCGTCGTGACGGTGGCGGATTGCAATCCCTGCGGCAAGGCGTTGAGCGACATCTTGCCGATCTGGGAAGCCGGCAAGAAGTTGGCATTGAAGGATGCGTCGACTCGAACCATTCTTACATGGGTCGATGCCGACCATGACGGCGTGGTTGACTCCGGTGAACAGATGGCGTTCTCGACCGCGAACGAGCCGACACTGCGTCCGTACCTTCGCGCCGCATCAAGTGCAGAAGGAACCAAGATCATCAACTTTGTGCGGGGGTGTGATGCGACCACATGTACGGAACAGGCGACAACCCGGGATCGCCGCCTTCAGGTTCCTGCTGGGAGCGGAACACTCAAAGTGTGGAAGCTGGGGGATGTGATTAACTCCACACCGACAGTAGTGGCTGGTCCTCGAGACCGGCATGATGCGATCTATGGAGATCAGAGTTATTCGGCATTCCTGCAAAAGTGGTACAACCGCAGACAGGTCGCGTACGTCGGTGGAAACGATGGCATGCTGCATGCGTTTAACGCCGGCTACTACCACCCCGGCGATGACACGAGCGCATCTGCTCCTGCCAGTACAACCGAGCACGGCTGGTTTACGACGGCTCCCGCGGACAATTCCAGCGGGGCGCCGTTGGGTGATGAGTTGTGGGGATTTGTGCCGTATGAGCTCCTCCCGCAGCTTGAGTTCCTGAGTCGTGCCGACTACCAACATGCCTACTACGTGGACTTGCCGCTCAAAGTAGCCGATGTGCGGATCTTTACGGCGGATACCGATCATCCCAATGGATGGGGCACCATCTTGATCGGTGGCTTCAGAATGGGAGGAAGTTGCGGTGCCTGTGTAGCCGGTACTGGTGCGCCGCCGATGACGGTCAACATCAGCGGGACCAATTACAATTTCTATAGCGCCTATTTCGTGATGGATGTGACCAATCCCGATAGTCCGAAACTGCTGTGGTCGTTCAGCAGTTCGGATTTGGGATTGTCGACCAGCGTGCCGGCGGTCGTTCGCGTGAATCCGGCCGCCGATGCCAAAGCCAGCAATACCAATGCGAAGTGGTACATGGTCGTGGGGTCTGGTCCGACTGGGTACGACGCCAGCGTGGCGCAGACTGCCAAGATTTTTGTGGTCGATCTGGCAACAGGACCAGGAAGCAGCAACGCATTGGTGACATCGTACGTAGCGGGAACATGGAATTCCTTCATCGGGGACATCACGGCGTTTGATCGAGATCTCGACTATCGCCACGATGTCGTCTACTTCGGTCGAGTCATCAATGATGGCGCCGGTCCTTGGAGAGGTAAAGTCTATCGGCTGACTATGGGGGCAGGCGGAGTGACGTCCAAGTTCGGGACCGTTACGAATCCCGCGCAATGGGGCATTGCGTCCGGCAGCGGGCGCGTGCCGACGGAAATGCTGGACACGTTTACGTCCGGAGCGGAGATGGGGCCGGTTGCGAGCGCCCCCTCCGTGACGACAGATGACGCGGCGAATGTGTGGGTGTTTGTGGGGAGCGGTCGGTATTACAGCAAATCTGATAAGACCGACACATCAACACAGTACTTTGTGGGACTGAAAGATTCCGTGCTCAATGCCGGATGCGATCAAACAAGCGGTGTCACAAACTGCATGGACAATGATCTTGTGGATGTGACCAGTGCCACTGTGTGTGTAGTGGGTGTCGGCGACTGTGGACTGGCGAGCGGCACCAATCAGGTATCTGGGGTGACCGGTGCGACCAGCTTCACTGGTTTGATCGGGCTTGTCCAAAGCAAGGATGGGTGGGTCACCAGGCTTGTGGAACCTGCCAACCCCCCGACGAATCCGGCTCCGTATGGCATCGGAGAGCGGGCGGTGAGTAGTCCGACGGTGTTTGGAGGGGTCGTGTTTTTCCCGACCTTTATTCCGACTAACGACATCTGCGTGTCGTCCGGAACCAGCCGGCTCTGGGCCTTGTTCTATAAAACCGGAAGTGCGTATCAAGAGCCGATTCTCGGTAAAACTGCGGCCGGTGCAAATCAGACAATCAACAAATTTGGATCTTTAGGCGAAGGGTTGGCATTCGGTGTCGTGGTTCATATGGGGTCCGGCCGAGATGGCGGAAGTCCGTTCGGGCTGCTGATTAACATGAGTCAGGGAAATTTTGGAGATTGTGCGACCTGTACGACAGGTGGTGGAATGTTTGGTTCGAACATCAGCGTTCCTGTCGCGATAGATCCGCGGAGTAGATTCTTCTCATGGACGAATCAGTAAAAACGGCCATCCGGGGCATGTTGGTGAGCAGTGCGGAGAGATTCTCCCTCCGCACGCTCATTCCCGCTGCACAATTGCCGCTGGCGGCCTTGGTCGTCGCGACGTTATCGGGGTGCTCCTCTTCTCCTCCTGACGGACCATCGGCTGCAGTTGGGCCGAATGGCAATCATCCTCCCATCGTTCGTCTCGTCACGATTGTGCCGGATCCGCTTGTGCTTATCGGCCCTCTTGCTGCCCATGTGATGGCAGACGATCCCGATGGGACGGAACCGACCACACGCTTTCAATGGATCGTCAACGGAGCGCCTGTGTTGGGTGCGACTGGTCCTGAGCTGGACCCGAGCCATGTGAAGCGGGGGGATCGTGTGGTGCTTGAAGTGATTGCGACGGATGGTCAAGCGGAAAGCGCGCCCTTCCGTACCGAGCCGGTTACGGTGGTGAATACTCCGCCGATCATCAGTCATGTGGTCGTCGAGGCGGAGTCTCCGGACAAGGGCAATCGGGTTCACGCTAAGGTCGAAGCCGTAGACCCTGATCGTGATGAGATCCACTATACCTACCGATGGTGGCGAAACGACAAACAAATCCAGGAAGGCGAGGAGAGCGCGCTGGACATCACGGGTTTCGGCCGGAAGGATGTCGTGATGGTCGAGGTGGTTGCGCGAGATCAGGAGGCAGCCGCTGCACCGGTACGATCAGCGCCCAGTGCGCTCGGGAACTCGCCTCCGCTGATTACATCGGCTCCGGCTCCATTGACGAACCGTGAACTCTATGAGTATCTCCTGCAGGCGAAAGATGTGGACGGGGATACCGTGACCTATGGGTTGGAGACAGGACCTCCAGGAATGACCATCGATTCCGCGACAGGGCAAGTCACCTGGAAGGTCACTTCCGGCGTGGCTGGGACTCATCGCGTGAAAGTGATGGCGGACGATGGACAGGGGGGCACGACCTGGCAAGAGTTCGAACTATCGATTCCCTCGACGGCCCAGTCGTCGCCTCAAGGTTAGCGGTCATCGGGCGACAGATACCTTCTCCCTGCACACTTTCCTTCTGAGCTTGTTCCTCCCTTTCGCTGTTTGTTAGAATCTACCTATCGCTCAAGCGAAAGGAGTTCTCGACACCGGCGTGCGCAAGATCAAGCTACGGGAAGGCACCAACACCGCGGTCCTCTTTGGACACCACGATCGCCACCTCAAGCTCATTGAGGAGGAATACGGCGTGCGATGTTCGGCGCGGGGCGAAGAAGTCACGGTTGAGGGCATGCCCGAAACGGTCAAGCAGGCCGAACGGGTCCTCAATGAACTTGCCGCGCTTACCAATGAAGGTTATGAACTCAGGTCGGATGATATTAGTCACGCCCTGACCGCACTCCGCCACAATCAAGACGCCTCGCTCAAAGAATTGCTCTTCAGCGCATCTCCCATCGTTACCAGAAAACGCTTCATCGTTCCGAAGACCCCGACGCAGAAGCACTATCTCGAGGCCATCGAAAAACACGACATCGTGATTGGCATCGGTCCGGCTGGAACCGGCAAGACCTACTTGGCGATGGCCATGGCCGTGAGTGCACTGATGAAAAAAGACGTCAGCCGCATCATTCTCGCCCGTCCCGCGGTAGAAGCCGGGGAAAAGCTCGGTTACTTGCCGGGAGACATGTACGCCAAGGTCAATCCGTATCTGCGTCCTCTCTATGACGCGCTGTTCGATATGATGGACATGGAACGGGCCAATCGGTTGATCGATCGTGGAGATATTGAAATTGCGCCGCTGGCGTTCATGCGCGGCCGGACGCTCAACGACTCGTTTGTCATTTTGGATGAGGCACAAAACGCGACTGCCGAACAAATGAAGATGTTCCTCACGCGTCTGGGCTTCCACTCGAAGGCGGTCGTCACGGGCGATATCACGCAAATCGATCTGCCCTCGGATCGGGTCTCCGGGCTGATCGAAGTGAGGGACATTCTCCAGGGCATTGCCGGGATCGAATTTGTCCACTTCGATGAGCGAGACGTCGTGCGGCATCGTCTCGTACAAGAAATCATCAAGGCCTACGATCGCCATTCCGCCCCTCCGCCGCACCTTCCCTCGCGAAAGAGTGACTCTTCCAAAGGACAGCGACACGACACCAAAAATCCACGTCCCAATCCCTCGCAGCCCGGTTCCTGGGGCCAATCGCACTAATGCCGGTCGTTGTCGGCATGCGGCTTCGGCGGCAGCGCCTGCGCCTGCGCCTCAACGCGCTCACGGTACTTGCCGCTCGTATCCTGCAGTGCGTCGGAGAATCCCATGCGCTCCTCAGCCTTGAAATTATCGGTGATGTGAGGATGCGCCGGCTGAATCGAACATTTCGCCAGCGCGACACCACGACGGATGTGCTGGCTTTCGCAACCAGGGAAGGCCCAGGGCCATCGTCAGCCTTGCTCGGAGACGTGGTCATTTCGTTGCCGCAGGCCGTCCGGCAGTCCCAGCGCCATCAACGAGGGGTTGACCATGAACTGGTGGTGTTGTTGATTCATGGAATATTGCATCTATGCGGATACGATCATGAGCGGAGTGAGCAGGAAGCGAGCAGAATGAGTCGGCGCGAGCGGGCGGTGCTTCGTGCTGTTGGCCGGATCCCGAGGTTATTGGTGTCCGGCGATTGAGATCGGGTATGATGCATAGCGTGACGGCGTGCGCCGGCAGCGTCCGGGCAAACAGACGCAAGAGGTAAGCGGTGGGGTGGTTTCAGAAACTGAGCGAGGGGCTGGCCAAAACGCGTGATGCGGTCACGGGGCACCTCGACCGGTTTCTCGGACGGGCGGCAGATCCGGCTCTCCTTGATGAGCTGGAGGTGGCACTGATCAGCGCCGACCTGGGCATGCCGGTCGTGGATCGGGTCATGGAACAGCTACGCGCGCAGATGCGCGGGGGCAATTTTTCCGATTCCGGGAAGGTGCGAGAATTGCTCAGGAAATCTGTGTTGGATATCCTGCTTCCGACCCAATCCGCGTCCCTGGAACAGCTCGTCTCGCAAGGCCCGCGCCCATTTGTCATCCTCGCGGTCGGCGTGAACGGGGTCGGGAAGACGACCACGGTGGCCAAGCTGACGCAGCGATTTCGTCAACAGGGAAAGACGCCGCTTCTGGTTGCCGGGGACACATTTCGTGCGGCCGCGATCGACCAGCTTCAGATCTGGGCGGACCGCGTCAAGGCCGAGGTCATTCGCCATCGGCCCGGCGCCGACCCGGCCGCCGTGGCGTACGACGGGATGGCTGCCGCGAAAGCGCGCGGGGTTGATGTGGTGCTCATCGACACCGCCGGCCGATTGCACACCAAGACCAATTTGATGGATGAATTGCGAAAGATCAAACGCGTGGTTGCGCAAGAATGCCCGGGTGCTCCCCACGAAGTCTTGCTCGTCTTGGATGCCACGGTCGGGCAAAATGCCATTGCTCAGGCCCGGCAGTTTCACGACGCGGTCGGGGTGACAGGTATCGCGCTGACCAAACTGGATGGCACGGCACGCGGAGGGATTGTGGTCGCCATCGCCGATACGTTTAAGATTCCGGTTCGCCTGATCGGAGTCGGGGAATCCGTGGAAGATCTGCAGGACTTTGATGCCAAGGCTTTCGTCGACGCACTCTTCTGATTGCCCCGCATGGCCGCGGCCCGCTCTCTGGCTCTCCTCAAACGCTTTCGTTCAATTTCTTCTCATCGCGTGAAGCCCATGCTAGGGTGGTAGTACGGGGTTACCTCCAGGCGGAGCCTCGCAGTGTCCAGCCTTGCATGGAACCGGGAGCAGTCTATGAGCACGTTGTTGGTCATTGATGATGATCAGTT
This window harbors:
- the ftsY gene encoding signal recognition particle-docking protein FtsY — translated: MGWFQKLSEGLAKTRDAVTGHLDRFLGRAADPALLDELEVALISADLGMPVVDRVMEQLRAQMRGGNFSDSGKVRELLRKSVLDILLPTQSASLEQLVSQGPRPFVILAVGVNGVGKTTTVAKLTQRFRQQGKTPLLVAGDTFRAAAIDQLQIWADRVKAEVIRHRPGADPAAVAYDGMAAAKARGVDVVLIDTAGRLHTKTNLMDELRKIKRVVAQECPGAPHEVLLVLDATVGQNAIAQARQFHDAVGVTGIALTKLDGTARGGIVVAIADTFKIPVRLIGVGESVEDLQDFDAKAFVDALF
- a CDS encoding putative Ig domain-containing protein: MDESVKTAIRGMLVSSAERFSLRTLIPAAQLPLAALVVATLSGCSSSPPDGPSAAVGPNGNHPPIVRLVTIVPDPLVLIGPLAAHVMADDPDGTEPTTRFQWIVNGAPVLGATGPELDPSHVKRGDRVVLEVIATDGQAESAPFRTEPVTVVNTPPIISHVVVEAESPDKGNRVHAKVEAVDPDRDEIHYTYRWWRNDKQIQEGEESALDITGFGRKDVVMVEVVARDQEAAAAPVRSAPSALGNSPPLITSAPAPLTNRELYEYLLQAKDVDGDTVTYGLETGPPGMTIDSATGQVTWKVTSGVAGTHRVKVMADDGQGGTTWQEFELSIPSTAQSSPQG
- the ybeY gene encoding rRNA maturation RNase YbeY; this translates as MRRLNRTFRQRDTTTDVLAFATREGPGPSSALLGDVVISLPQAVRQSQRHQRGVDHELVVLLIHGILHLCGYDHERSEQEASRMSRRERAVLRAVGRIPRLLVSGD